In Chryseobacterium camelliae, one DNA window encodes the following:
- a CDS encoding hybrid sensor histidine kinase/response regulator transcription factor, with amino-acid sequence MSTKKVFRTFGFPKVSIVLFLLLMISHACKNASEKSDKIKIGFSQGLGNHPWRQAMNHSMEIQASLHSEVQLSIRKAEGSVQQQIGDIQKMIDNKADIIIISPIDPNSLVPVVEKAFAKKIPVILVDRKINSDKYATYIGADNVEIGKEAAQYIISDSKNLKKIIEIKGDDNSSPTTERSLGFRQTIKNNPNTELIKTFKGLPAEAFRKTLDSLGNQSLYVFAFNDDLAAQAWQVARNIGVENQIKFIGVDGLNTKDGGIQMVLDGKFNATLLYPTGGTEAIETAIKIYNGQIPPKRIKLSTTIIDRFNAEIMRNQFDKIIEQQGVIENQVNAMKKQTELYSSQKELFRWSVVLLILMFCLIAYAIYLIYTIKIKNKQLTLTNERVTIQRNQIETIANELKESNEARVNFFTGLSHEFKTPITLILSSLESLKDTLKSKGTKPSYELELINKNSNRLLRLVDNLLDFRKIENKTFNLRVSKTNIYDFTYGIFRDFENEAKKRNIKFEIHSANKNLELYIDRNLMDKVYFNLLSNAFKFTPDNGKIEITIHEKGNQAVISFKDNGIGIPEKEISNVFEPYFKGSNNRKNSSGIGLHLSRQFVELHLGKIEVSSFQGTEFSISLYKGNKHFNEDQMIQEPSVMDAETLAKEDVFDLVEEGSFMQSQENPGDRYSLLLVEDNSDLSFFLSNKLQTEFDVMVSDGTDAIDKAISEIPDIIVCDVNLPEKNGFEICEILKKDLRTSHIPVILLTALNNKESYLQGLKSGVDLYLTKPFSYPILTQSLRSLLYNREKLRYYYTNNIGRIVDSKSFGSMEQTFVNKLNQIIKTNIDNPDFSVENLADLLNISRIQLYRKIKAMFNVNVSDYINNIRLEQAKSMLQNPGLTISEIAYKTGFSSPNYFSTVFKNKFGVSPNVFKKGFSEENN; translated from the coding sequence ATGTCTACGAAAAAAGTTTTTAGAACGTTTGGTTTTCCCAAAGTTTCTATCGTTTTATTTTTATTGCTGATGATCTCGCATGCCTGCAAGAATGCTTCCGAAAAATCGGATAAAATAAAAATCGGCTTTTCGCAAGGTTTGGGAAATCATCCCTGGAGACAGGCTATGAATCATTCCATGGAGATTCAGGCGTCTTTGCATTCTGAGGTGCAATTAAGCATTAGAAAAGCAGAAGGGTCGGTTCAGCAACAGATAGGGGATATTCAGAAAATGATTGACAATAAAGCGGATATTATCATTATTTCACCTATCGATCCTAATTCACTGGTTCCTGTGGTGGAAAAAGCCTTTGCAAAAAAAATTCCTGTGATTTTGGTGGATAGGAAAATCAATTCTGATAAATATGCCACTTATATCGGTGCTGATAATGTGGAGATTGGCAAAGAAGCAGCGCAATACATCATTTCAGATTCTAAAAATTTAAAAAAAATCATTGAAATAAAAGGTGATGATAATTCTTCGCCCACAACAGAAAGGAGTCTGGGATTCCGGCAAACGATCAAAAACAATCCGAATACGGAATTGATAAAAACTTTTAAAGGTCTTCCTGCTGAAGCATTCAGAAAAACTTTGGATTCATTAGGAAATCAAAGCCTGTATGTTTTTGCATTCAATGATGACTTGGCTGCACAAGCGTGGCAGGTAGCGAGAAATATCGGTGTGGAAAATCAAATCAAATTCATCGGTGTGGATGGTTTGAACACCAAAGACGGTGGAATTCAGATGGTTTTGGATGGTAAATTTAATGCCACTTTGCTTTATCCTACCGGCGGAACGGAAGCTATCGAAACCGCCATTAAAATTTACAACGGGCAAATTCCACCGAAACGCATCAAGCTCAGTACAACCATTATCGACAGGTTTAATGCAGAAATCATGCGCAACCAGTTCGATAAAATCATCGAACAGCAGGGTGTTATCGAAAATCAGGTGAATGCCATGAAAAAGCAGACCGAACTCTATTCTTCCCAGAAAGAATTATTCCGATGGTCTGTTGTTCTTCTGATTCTGATGTTTTGTCTGATTGCCTATGCTATTTACCTGATTTATACCATTAAAATTAAAAATAAACAGCTTACCCTCACTAATGAACGTGTGACGATTCAGCGGAATCAGATTGAAACCATTGCTAACGAGCTCAAAGAAAGTAATGAAGCGAGAGTGAACTTTTTCACCGGTTTATCCCACGAATTCAAAACGCCGATAACGCTCATCCTGAGTTCTTTGGAATCACTGAAAGATACTCTTAAAAGCAAAGGTACAAAGCCGTCTTATGAGCTGGAACTGATAAATAAAAATTCAAACCGTCTGCTAAGGTTGGTAGATAATCTTTTGGATTTCAGGAAAATAGAAAATAAAACCTTCAATCTAAGGGTTTCCAAAACCAATATTTATGATTTCACTTATGGGATTTTCAGGGATTTTGAAAATGAGGCCAAAAAAAGGAATATTAAGTTCGAAATCCATTCCGCAAACAAAAATCTGGAACTGTATATTGACAGAAACCTGATGGATAAAGTCTATTTTAACCTTTTGTCAAATGCTTTTAAGTTCACACCGGACAATGGGAAAATTGAAATTACGATTCACGAAAAAGGAAATCAGGCGGTTATCAGCTTTAAAGACAATGGTATAGGAATCCCGGAAAAAGAAATCAGCAACGTTTTTGAACCCTATTTTAAAGGTTCCAACAACCGGAAAAACAGCTCGGGAATCGGGCTTCATCTCAGCCGTCAGTTTGTGGAGCTTCATCTAGGGAAAATTGAGGTCAGTTCTTTTCAGGGAACAGAATTTAGCATCAGCCTTTACAAAGGGAATAAGCATTTCAATGAAGACCAGATGATACAAGAACCGAGTGTTATGGATGCGGAAACGTTGGCAAAAGAAGATGTTTTTGACTTGGTGGAAGAAGGAAGTTTTATGCAAAGCCAGGAAAATCCAGGTGATCGGTATTCTTTGCTTTTGGTGGAGGATAATTCGGATTTGTCGTTTTTCCTCAGCAATAAGCTTCAGACAGAATTTGATGTGATGGTTTCCGATGGTACAGATGCGATTGATAAGGCGATAAGCGAGATTCCCGACATCATTGTCTGCGATGTGAATCTTCCTGAAAAAAACGGCTTTGAAATCTGTGAAATTCTGAAAAAAGACCTCAGAACATCTCATATTCCTGTCATTCTTCTTACGGCTTTGAATAATAAGGAATCTTATCTTCAGGGACTGAAATCCGGAGTTGATCTTTATCTTACGAAGCCTTTCAGCTATCCGATCCTGACACAGTCGCTGCGTTCATTGCTTTACAACCGCGAAAAACTACGTTATTATTACACCAACAACATCGGAAGAATTGTGGACAGCAAATCCTTCGGAAGTATGGAGCAGACGTTCGTGAACAAGTTGAATCAGATCATCAAAACTAATATCGACAATCCAGATTTTTCAGTGGAAAATCTTGCCGATTTACTAAATATTTCAAGAATCCAGCTTTACAGGAAAATAAAAGCAATGTTTAATGTGAATGTAAGCGACTACATCAACAATATTCGTTTGGAACAGGCAAAATCGATGCTGCAAAATCCCGGACTGACGATTTCCGAAATTGCTTATAAAACCGGCTTCTCTTCCCCTAATTATTTCTCCACGGTCTTCAAAAATAAGTTTGGGGTTTCTCCGAATGTGTTTAAGAAGGGGTTTAGTGAGGAGAATAATTAA
- a CDS encoding winged helix-turn-helix transcriptional regulator, with the protein MEKKIKPCIENEQILKQRFIALRDTLDLLSGKWRFSILLDLHYHEKLRFKDFFKVSEGISPKVLSSELSLLESHRLIEKKLEYTSTQDITYYVLTEHAQEIWVVLNTLIDFGLSNREQVIQSLSPGKVD; encoded by the coding sequence ATGGAAAAGAAGATAAAACCTTGTATAGAAAATGAGCAAATCCTTAAACAAAGATTTATAGCTTTACGGGACACTTTGGATCTTTTAAGCGGGAAATGGCGTTTTTCTATTCTTTTGGATTTGCATTACCACGAAAAGCTTAGATTCAAAGATTTTTTTAAAGTTTCAGAAGGCATTTCTCCCAAAGTTCTAAGTTCCGAGCTTTCATTACTGGAATCACACCGATTGATAGAAAAGAAGCTTGAATATACATCCACTCAGGATATTACGTATTATGTCCTGACCGAGCATGCACAGGAAATCTGGGTGGTACTGAATACATTGATTGATTTTGGTCTTTCTAACCGCGAACAAGTGATACAATCTCTTTCTCCCGGTAAGGTAGATTGA
- a CDS encoding NmrA family NAD(P)-binding protein yields the protein MKKILVTGATGKQGSATVYELLQNGFDVFALTRNPKSPEAEQLKEAGAQLVKGDLEDVAVLKDALSKVDGLYLVLPPVWISNVETDEAEAALGIQTLKLAEEQGIQFVLYSSVMASDKQDLFRPKFKFTIERYLLESQLQGAVIRPASFMENLLLPSFGLGEGKFINPLPEEIPIPWVATKDIGTFARIIFQHYNDFNGKTIDFGGKLLTPKHVWKLLEDKLNQKIEFIQIPVEMLHQQSEMFAKLVEMIAKEGYDPIDYELISSWMPKLTSFEEWLDAEGVDKIKELQALNK from the coding sequence ATGAAAAAAATATTGGTAACCGGTGCTACAGGAAAACAAGGAAGTGCCACAGTGTATGAATTATTACAAAACGGTTTTGACGTGTTTGCACTTACCAGAAATCCGAAATCGCCGGAAGCTGAGCAATTGAAGGAAGCCGGAGCCCAACTGGTAAAAGGTGATTTGGAAGATGTGGCTGTTTTAAAAGATGCATTAAGCAAAGTAGATGGCTTGTATCTCGTTTTACCTCCCGTGTGGATCTCAAATGTGGAAACCGATGAAGCTGAAGCAGCATTAGGCATACAGACTCTGAAATTAGCTGAAGAACAGGGCATTCAGTTCGTGCTGTACTCTTCCGTTATGGCTTCGGACAAACAGGATCTGTTCCGTCCGAAATTTAAATTTACTATAGAAAGATACCTGCTTGAAAGTCAATTGCAAGGTGCAGTGATCAGACCTGCATCCTTTATGGAAAACTTACTCTTACCAAGTTTCGGATTAGGTGAAGGAAAATTTATTAATCCGTTGCCTGAAGAAATCCCCATACCTTGGGTTGCTACAAAAGATATCGGAACTTTTGCACGTATTATATTTCAGCACTATAATGATTTCAATGGAAAAACAATTGATTTTGGAGGTAAACTATTAACACCCAAACATGTTTGGAAATTACTGGAAGACAAATTGAATCAAAAAATCGAATTCATACAGATTCCTGTCGAAATGCTGCATCAGCAAAGCGAAATGTTTGCAAAACTCGTTGAGATGATTGCCAAAGAAGGCTATGATCCTATCGACTATGAGTTGATCTCATCCTGGATGCCAAAGCTGACAAGTTTTGAAGAATGGCTGGATGCTGAAGGCGTTGATAAAATCAAAGAGCTACAGGCTTTAAACAAATAA
- a CDS encoding type VI secretion system Vgr family protein, which produces MKNASNSEKVSDSHIAGINRVVKLEIVVEGRAIKHFKNFRLQQSARKHHDFELVLAHDSLGDRQNHNLEQAQKFLGKRITVIFRYKDAESNSPERTFVGLITQVAFSQEKMSLGNIVLKGKSPTILMDAAPHTQSFGGDQPVNTHIIASQIIRETFGNNKFDFRVDTQNKSYITYSSQYNETHYNYLKRIAEAYGEQFYYDGEVLHFGKLPSSEKPIQLVYGSNVNDVIVELKAVHIKPEYFGYSSSSHTKMLGTDERIQHLGALSSKAYELNETIFTTRSLTPTPVNANMFLDVDDSQKSARGSKAVEVFTVTGQTTVPFMYIGCVADLAMRKTDTNETSHFTTLMITELSHEVNARGYYTGSFEAIAEGTGFMPRPDFEMPRAEPQIATVISNTDPLNQGRIQVQFDWQLNGTTHFIRMMSPDAGGTDAVSQNRGFVAVPEVGDQVMVGFEYHNPDFPFAMGGMFHGQVGLGGGVDNHLKSIQTRSGIKVLMNDAEKSVTIKDPSGNTYFMDGQGNIHVTAPKNITFTAGEDMHISVGRNMTTKIGQDSTLNVGNDHTESITKRYTQTSENKTVTVRRDQTESTGNAFKSISGEADIQTSKGDLKLRGTSLAVFQGGKDVKVSKG; this is translated from the coding sequence ATGAAAAACGCTTCAAATTCTGAGAAAGTTTCAGACAGCCACATTGCGGGTATCAACCGTGTGGTAAAGCTGGAAATTGTGGTTGAGGGCAGGGCTATCAAGCACTTTAAAAACTTTCGTTTACAGCAGAGTGCAAGAAAGCACCATGATTTTGAACTGGTATTGGCTCATGACTCCCTGGGTGATAGACAAAACCACAACCTGGAGCAGGCCCAAAAGTTTTTAGGAAAAAGAATCACCGTTATCTTCAGATATAAGGATGCAGAAAGCAATAGCCCCGAGAGAACATTTGTAGGCCTCATCACACAGGTAGCCTTCAGTCAGGAAAAAATGAGCCTGGGTAATATTGTCTTAAAAGGAAAAAGCCCTACTATCCTCATGGATGCGGCTCCGCATACGCAAAGCTTCGGAGGAGATCAGCCGGTGAATACCCATATTATTGCCAGCCAGATCATTCGGGAAACCTTCGGGAACAATAAATTCGATTTCAGGGTAGACACCCAGAACAAAAGCTACATCACTTACAGCTCACAATACAATGAGACCCATTACAATTACCTTAAAAGGATTGCAGAAGCCTACGGAGAGCAGTTCTATTATGATGGCGAAGTCCTTCATTTCGGGAAGCTTCCTTCTTCAGAAAAACCGATCCAGCTGGTATATGGCAGCAATGTAAATGATGTGATCGTAGAGCTGAAAGCGGTTCATATTAAGCCGGAATATTTTGGCTACAGCAGCAGCAGCCATACTAAAATGTTGGGTACCGATGAACGTATACAACATTTGGGAGCATTGTCCTCCAAAGCTTATGAACTTAATGAAACTATTTTTACTACCCGCTCCCTCACCCCCACTCCCGTGAATGCCAATATGTTTCTGGATGTGGACGACTCTCAAAAGAGCGCAAGAGGAAGTAAAGCGGTAGAGGTCTTTACCGTTACGGGACAGACAACCGTTCCTTTCATGTATATTGGTTGTGTGGCAGATTTGGCCATGAGGAAGACAGACACCAATGAAACCTCCCATTTTACAACACTTATGATCACTGAATTGAGCCATGAAGTGAATGCAAGAGGATATTATACAGGAAGCTTTGAAGCCATAGCAGAAGGTACCGGTTTTATGCCAAGACCTGATTTTGAAATGCCGAGAGCTGAGCCACAGATAGCCACCGTCATATCTAACACGGACCCTTTGAACCAGGGCAGAATACAGGTTCAGTTTGACTGGCAGCTCAATGGTACGACACACTTTATCAGAATGATGAGCCCTGATGCCGGAGGAACAGATGCAGTCTCCCAAAACAGAGGTTTTGTAGCCGTTCCTGAGGTTGGCGATCAGGTGATGGTAGGATTTGAGTATCACAATCCTGATTTCCCATTTGCCATGGGTGGTATGTTTCATGGTCAGGTAGGCCTTGGAGGAGGCGTAGACAACCATCTGAAATCAATACAGACAAGAAGCGGTATTAAGGTACTCATGAATGATGCAGAAAAGAGCGTAACCATTAAAGACCCAAGCGGAAATACCTATTTTATGGACGGCCAGGGAAACATCCACGTTACTGCACCAAAGAACATCACCTTCACTGCAGGAGAAGATATGCACATTTCCGTAGGCAGAAATATGACCACTAAGATTGGACAGGACAGCACCCTGAATGTTGGAAATGACCATACCGAATCTATTACCAAAAGATATACCCAGACCTCAGAAAATAAAACCGTTACCGTAAGGCGGGATCAGACGGAAAGTACCGGCAATGCATTCAAAAGTATTTCCGGAGAAGCTGATATACAGACCTCTAAAGGTGATTTAAAACTGAGAGGAACATCCCTGGCTGTATTCCAGGGAGGAAAAGACGTTAAAGTAAGTAAAGGCTAG
- a CDS encoding DUF6402 family protein, translated as MHGAKLKCPYAQGPGELKVTSNEINLQDKIFATEGDGNNMVNLQFKGTCGHPKWPARNMSPPPCMSVIKLSPWQNLGTSIIQEQTTLVKESFITCDPDFNTAVAKPIPKAQSIKSSIENDKPTIILGYWVNQNNQKIKLHPYGDEKLHFFFEANKAAIGKKITFMVYESDTGPINDDHVYEKNYIIASEKNYINFPLTADLFTKGEESILYLYAKIELEDTTYELPQETDYLKIHAVEFVPKIEAALKWSKAKMLQDIWFTGNENDKPWLIDPKVGLLSMDWVLSYPRMKTEYDKIITEKWKSENAIKLLKKRIKEMVKNPNVNLKLPKKDNETVNFGVSESKIQKFDHIEQPKLGGQKAQESMPLFERYYYQSVSYNISKNVFSMEPLDDLFGALASCQFRVIAFGTITRKNNNYRVKITKIGIYIKDSFDFITASEYLGDWSPKNNAVSVNPYGPTMPTYYKIENKSYRDWRKDYKKGMDFNLYTDVKYLNVSHEFNASPQEIE; from the coding sequence ATGCACGGCGCCAAGCTGAAGTGCCCCTATGCCCAGGGGCCCGGAGAACTGAAAGTGACCTCTAATGAAATAAACCTTCAGGATAAGATATTTGCCACAGAGGGTGACGGAAATAATATGGTCAATCTCCAATTCAAAGGAACCTGCGGACATCCCAAATGGCCGGCAAGAAACATGTCTCCTCCACCCTGCATGAGCGTTATAAAATTGAGTCCATGGCAAAACCTGGGAACCTCGATTATACAGGAACAAACAACTTTAGTAAAAGAATCTTTTATCACCTGTGATCCTGATTTTAATACGGCTGTTGCCAAACCTATTCCAAAGGCTCAGAGTATAAAGTCCAGTATTGAAAACGATAAGCCTACTATCATTTTAGGGTATTGGGTTAATCAAAATAATCAAAAAATAAAGCTGCATCCTTATGGGGATGAAAAATTACACTTTTTCTTTGAAGCGAATAAAGCAGCCATAGGAAAAAAGATCACATTTATGGTATATGAATCAGATACAGGTCCCATTAATGATGATCATGTCTATGAAAAAAATTACATCATTGCCTCTGAAAAAAATTATATCAATTTCCCGTTAACCGCAGATCTGTTTACAAAAGGAGAGGAAAGTATTTTATATCTGTATGCAAAAATTGAACTTGAAGATACAACCTATGAACTGCCGCAAGAAACTGATTACCTCAAAATTCATGCAGTTGAGTTTGTTCCAAAGATAGAAGCCGCTTTAAAATGGTCAAAAGCTAAAATGCTACAAGACATTTGGTTTACTGGCAATGAAAATGATAAACCTTGGTTAATTGATCCTAAAGTTGGCTTATTATCCATGGATTGGGTATTATCATATCCCAGAATGAAAACTGAATATGATAAGATTATTACAGAAAAATGGAAATCGGAAAATGCTATAAAGCTCCTGAAAAAAAGGATTAAAGAGATGGTAAAAAATCCTAACGTCAATTTAAAACTTCCTAAAAAAGATAACGAAACAGTCAATTTCGGGGTATCTGAAAGTAAAATACAAAAGTTTGATCATATCGAACAGCCTAAGCTAGGAGGACAAAAGGCGCAGGAATCCATGCCGTTATTTGAGAGATACTACTATCAGAGTGTTTCTTATAATATCAGTAAAAATGTTTTTTCAATGGAACCATTAGACGATTTGTTTGGGGCCCTGGCAAGTTGCCAGTTTAGAGTCATTGCTTTTGGAACAATTACGAGGAAAAACAATAATTATCGAGTTAAAATCACAAAAATCGGAATTTACATAAAGGACAGTTTCGATTTTATAACAGCCAGTGAATACCTGGGTGACTGGTCGCCTAAAAATAATGCCGTATCGGTAAATCCATATGGACCGACAATGCCTACTTATTATAAGATAGAGAATAAATCTTATAGGGACTGGAGGAAAGATTATAAGAAAGGAATGGATTTTAACCTATATACTGATGTAAAATATTTAAATGTATCTCATGAATTTAATGCTTCCCCTCAGGAAATTGAATAG
- a CDS encoding DUF2911 domain-containing protein: MKTILKSATVLVAAMTISVNAFAQDTKKPASPPATATGKIKDANITINYSSPSVKGRTIWGGLEAYDKVWRAGANEATTFETDKDITVQGKKLPAGKYSFFLIPKASGTWTAIFNKEAKQWGAFKYEQSKDALRVDVKTKALPTTQETLVYKINNNGFTMDWDKISVPVEIK; this comes from the coding sequence ATGAAAACAATCCTAAAATCGGCTACTGTCTTAGTTGCAGCCATGACCATCTCCGTAAATGCCTTTGCGCAGGACACTAAGAAACCGGCCAGCCCTCCGGCTACGGCAACGGGGAAAATCAAAGATGCCAACATCACCATCAACTACAGCAGCCCTTCTGTGAAGGGACGTACCATCTGGGGCGGCCTGGAAGCTTATGATAAAGTCTGGCGTGCGGGAGCCAATGAAGCCACCACTTTTGAAACGGATAAAGACATTACCGTTCAGGGTAAGAAACTTCCGGCCGGTAAATACAGCTTTTTCCTGATCCCTAAAGCCAGCGGAACCTGGACTGCCATTTTCAATAAAGAAGCAAAGCAATGGGGTGCTTTTAAATACGAACAGTCAAAAGATGCGTTACGTGTGGATGTAAAAACAAAAGCTCTACCAACCACCCAAGAAACTCTGGTTTATAAAATCAACAATAACGGATTCACCATGGATTGGGATAAGATCTCTGTTCCGGTGGAGATAAAGTAA
- a CDS encoding helix-turn-helix domain-containing protein — translation MKNIRKFNLYYMYKWEIEELKFQIGKLIQLHRLKRQLSQLQLGNELNISSNHVGRIERAETNPTLENLLKICNFFEIDILYVFRKLNDEELKKIESEIDQLQREFKNQNKRKS, via the coding sequence ATGAAAAATATTAGAAAGTTCAACCTTTACTACATGTATAAATGGGAAATAGAAGAGTTAAAATTTCAAATTGGTAAGCTTATTCAGTTGCATAGGCTCAAAAGACAACTGTCACAATTGCAACTTGGAAATGAGCTCAATATTTCAAGCAACCATGTTGGTAGAATTGAAAGAGCAGAAACCAATCCAACTCTTGAAAATCTTCTTAAAATCTGTAATTTTTTTGAAATAGATATTTTATACGTATTTAGAAAACTAAATGACGAAGAATTAAAGAAAATTGAAAGTGAAATTGATCAGCTACAAAGAGAATTTAAAAATCAAAATAAGAGAAAATCCTGA
- a CDS encoding ester cyclase translates to MVSKNIKFLIILLFIASAKTLYSQIKSPTHNAMATISNKEVVTKMYQTCLNQKQTETLEQYIDLSYLETFKDMNKPLLSAFPDIRFTIKEIFEDGNKVVTVYDWEGSHLGEYQKIPATHKKITVQGVSIYEFENGKIINSKAIPDKLSFFIQLGMIPKDFIYKNAPKKDWVYFVDEFEVPAKSYEAFKSKLEDNRKLIQKLKGFVKDEVIVNTDQSDRLTIMTIAIWENEQSLEEAKKTVQSEYESIHFNPAVFNKQLNIKMKRNTFSYMD, encoded by the coding sequence ATGGTAAGTAAGAACATCAAATTTTTGATCATCCTGTTATTCATCGCATCTGCAAAAACTTTGTATTCCCAGATAAAATCCCCAACCCATAACGCTATGGCAACTATTTCCAACAAAGAGGTGGTTACAAAAATGTATCAAACCTGCTTAAATCAAAAACAAACCGAAACTCTTGAACAATATATTGATCTCAGTTATCTGGAGACCTTTAAAGACATGAACAAACCATTATTATCTGCATTTCCGGACATCCGGTTTACCATTAAAGAGATCTTTGAAGACGGTAATAAGGTGGTCACCGTATATGACTGGGAGGGAAGCCATCTAGGCGAATATCAGAAGATACCGGCTACCCATAAAAAAATAACAGTACAGGGAGTCAGTATCTATGAATTTGAAAACGGTAAAATTATCAATAGCAAAGCCATACCCGACAAACTCTCTTTTTTTATACAATTAGGGATGATCCCAAAAGACTTTATCTATAAAAATGCACCGAAAAAAGATTGGGTTTATTTCGTAGATGAATTCGAAGTCCCTGCAAAATCATACGAAGCATTTAAAAGCAAATTAGAAGATAACAGAAAACTGATCCAGAAATTAAAAGGTTTTGTAAAAGATGAAGTGATCGTCAATACTGACCAATCAGATAGGTTAACCATAATGACCATAGCCATCTGGGAAAATGAGCAAAGTCTGGAGGAGGCTAAAAAAACCGTTCAAAGTGAATATGAAAGCATTCATTTTAATCCAGCGGTATTTAATAAACAACTCAACATCAAAATGAAACGAAATACCTTTTCTTATATGGATTGA
- a CDS encoding helix-turn-helix domain-containing protein: MENTNITFKEFTKTYIRNFPDGFRYLQTPVQIYDIDDLFVKSMITPTPLLKADFNFIVFSTNGNFEQQVGNEIKKVSANQALLVLQGEVTSLLRQSPDVKGYYITFNDKILQQAKEYPYFTKLFTAAPIIQLSNSDSTFIEHIGQLLIQELNTSIPDEQIIIYLFQALLIKLLKSSESKKGLSRQFDIAISFRELLYKNYLEHYNVSDYARLLNISSNYLNRCIQNVWNKSAKQFMQEFIITQSQKYLQDFSLSVSDIAYRLNFNDPSYFGRLFKKTIGISPQKYRSRLMHDVSG, encoded by the coding sequence GTGGAAAATACCAATATCACCTTTAAAGAATTCACAAAGACTTATATCCGGAATTTCCCCGATGGGTTCCGGTATCTGCAAACGCCTGTACAAATCTATGATATTGATGATTTATTTGTAAAAAGTATGATTACGCCCACACCGCTGTTGAAAGCCGATTTCAATTTCATTGTGTTTTCTACCAACGGGAACTTTGAACAGCAGGTGGGAAATGAAATCAAGAAAGTATCTGCAAATCAGGCTTTATTGGTGCTGCAAGGCGAAGTCACTTCATTATTGCGTCAGTCTCCGGATGTAAAAGGATATTACATCACATTTAATGATAAAATTTTACAGCAGGCTAAAGAATACCCTTATTTTACCAAACTGTTTACCGCAGCGCCCATCATTCAGCTAAGTAATAGTGACAGTACATTTATTGAACATATTGGTCAACTGCTGATTCAGGAATTGAATACATCGATTCCTGATGAACAGATTATCATCTATCTTTTTCAGGCGCTGCTAATAAAGCTGCTTAAATCTTCGGAATCAAAAAAAGGATTATCAAGGCAGTTTGACATTGCAATTTCTTTCAGGGAATTGTTATATAAAAACTATCTGGAACATTACAACGTTAGCGATTACGCCCGCCTGCTCAATATCTCATCCAACTATTTAAATCGTTGTATTCAAAATGTCTGGAACAAATCTGCCAAACAGTTTATGCAGGAGTTTATCATAACCCAATCTCAAAAGTATTTGCAGGATTTTTCCCTGTCTGTATCGGATATAGCCTACCGTCTCAACTTTAACGATCCTTCTTATTTTGGCAGGTTGTTTAAAAAAACGATTGGTATTTCTCCCCAAAAATACCGTTCAAGACTCATGCACGATGTGTCCGGGTAA
- a CDS encoding YbaK/EbsC family protein: MSIETAKQHLSRWKKDHEIMILDQSSATVELAAQALGVTGGEIAKSVSFYDQNGGAILIVTSGTARIDNRKFKDEFGQKAKMVSSEDVESLVGHPVGGVCPFGVKPEVKVYLDDSLRHFDWVYPACGSANSAIRLSVRELEQSSECVRWVDVTKE, encoded by the coding sequence ATGAGCATAGAAACAGCAAAACAACATTTAAGCAGGTGGAAGAAAGATCATGAGATCATGATCCTTGATCAGTCAAGTGCCACCGTTGAGCTCGCTGCTCAAGCATTGGGGGTAACGGGTGGTGAAATTGCAAAGTCGGTAAGCTTTTATGATCAAAATGGTGGGGCCATCCTGATTGTTACTTCCGGCACAGCGAGAATAGATAACAGGAAATTTAAAGACGAGTTTGGTCAGAAAGCAAAAATGGTTTCTTCTGAAGATGTAGAATCATTGGTAGGACATCCTGTAGGAGGTGTCTGTCCCTTTGGAGTAAAGCCGGAAGTTAAGGTTTATCTGGACGATTCACTCAGGCATTTTGATTGGGTATATCCTGCGTGCGGAAGTGCCAATTCTGCTATACGTCTTTCTGTCCGGGAGCTGGAGCAGAGTTCAGAATGTGTAAGATGGGTTGATGTTACCAAAGAATAA